One part of the Hydra vulgaris chromosome 01, alternate assembly HydraT2T_AEP genome encodes these proteins:
- the LOC136074168 gene encoding histone-lysine N-methyltransferase SETMAR-like, which yields MATQPTIIRYRLLYEFKLGRNATQAAKNICTAFGEGTVSERTAQKWFQRFSSGDESIEDLPRSGRPLLVDEDELKDAVESDSGQTCKELAVRFAVSVETIRLHLHAIGKAWKLSRWVPHKLSIDNKKQRLTICTSLLSRHNVEPFLDRVLTCDEKWIVYNNTKRCYHWLSPDDPIPKTPKPNLHERMVLLCIWWTTAGVVHYELLPTGQTITGLVYSAQLQRVHDLLLVKQPALVHRRGVLLLHDNARPHTARVTQDKLQSLGWESLPHPPYSPDLSPTNFHFFLSLGNHLKGQQFRDQDAVEMELKAFIDSKDREFFRSGINKLVLRWEKVLDANGDYFDE from the coding sequence ATGGCAACCCAACCAACGATTATTCGATATCGCTTACTTTACGAGTTCAAACTTGGAAGGAATGCAACACAAGCGGCCAAAAACATCTGCACAGCATTTGGAGAAGGTACAGTAAGTGAACGCACAGCACAGAAGTGGTTTCAGCGATTCTCTTCGGGAGATGAGTCCATCGAAGACCTGCCGCGTTCTGGACGCCCATTGTTGGTTGATGAGGATGAACTGAAGGACGCTGTCGAGTCTGACTCCGGCCAAACTTGCAAAGAACTTGCAGTGAGGTTTGCTGTGAGTGTTGAAACCATCCGCCTGCATCTGCATGCGATTGGGAAAGCGTGGAAGCTGAGTCGGTGGGTTCCGCACAAATTGTCGATCGACAACAAGAAGCAACGGCTTACGATCTGCACATCACTCTTATCACGCCACAATGTTGAGCCTTTTCTTGATCGTGTATTGACATGCGACGAAAAATGGATTGTGTACAACAATACCAAGCGTTGCTACCATTGGTTGTCCCCCGATGACCCCATCCCAAAGACACCCAAGCCCAATCTCCACGAGCGGATGGTTTTGCTCTGCATTTGGTGGACTACAGCTGGTGTGGTGCATTACGAGCTGCTCCCAACAGGTCAAACCATTACTGGACTGGTCTACTCAGCACAGCTGCAACGAGTTCACGACCTGTTGCTTGTAAAGCAGCCTGCACTGGTGCACAGGAGAGGAGTTCTGCTTCTCCACGACAACGCGAGACCGCACACCGCTCGCGTGACTCAGGACAAGCTCCAAAGCCTTGGTTGGGAGAGTTTGCCTCATCCACCATACTCGCCAGACCTCTCCCCTACTAATTTCCATTTTTTCCTTTCCCTGGGAAATCATTTAAAAGGACAGCAGTTCCGAGACCAGGACGCGGTTGAAATGGAGTTGAAAGCTTTTATAGACTCAAAGGACCGAGAATTTTTTAGAAGTGGAATAAATAAGCTTGTTTTACGTTGGGAAAAGGTTTTAGATGCTAATGGTGACTATTTTGATGAATAA